One stretch of Candidatus Thorarchaeota archaeon DNA includes these proteins:
- a CDS encoding FtsX-like permease family protein, whose translation REGLRILEQNQSCVISEYTAHERNLELGDEITVGNLGNTTVAGIAGSSVPFFVLTVMTPNFVIVSNATWTSLVGEAFEAGSILIRSSNPSETMNGLAGFPNIHSVLISDIEADYEGALTAIQSTIDASMLTLVLTTILSALIGSWAISSTRIREIGLLASMGMPSSDIARSIAAESSVAIIGGVLTGTVVGLVVQSNLQAIMERFISAPPMLIDPKIVLLLIVSVILSTALTYKSVKSTAKEHPADLLAGRKAKNR comes from the coding sequence GAGAGAAGGATTGAGAATCTTGGAACAGAATCAATCCTGTGTTATTTCGGAGTACACTGCACATGAGCGCAATCTTGAACTTGGCGATGAAATTACAGTTGGAAATCTGGGTAACACAACAGTCGCAGGAATAGCAGGTTCGTCTGTGCCTTTCTTTGTTCTAACAGTGATGACACCCAATTTCGTGATTGTAAGCAATGCTACATGGACTTCACTAGTTGGTGAAGCATTCGAAGCAGGAAGCATTCTGATAAGATCGAGCAACCCCAGCGAGACAATGAATGGGCTTGCAGGATTTCCCAACATCCATAGTGTCCTGATCTCAGATATTGAAGCCGACTATGAGGGAGCTCTTACCGCAATTCAATCTACTATTGACGCATCCATGCTCACACTCGTCCTGACAACAATACTCAGTGCACTAATTGGTAGCTGGGCAATCTCATCAACAAGAATCAGGGAGATTGGGCTTCTTGCATCAATGGGAATGCCTAGTTCAGACATAGCCAGGTCTATAGCTGCAGAAAGTTCAGTCGCGATAATAGGCGGAGTACTAACAGGTACCGTTGTCGGCCTAGTCGTGCAGTCAAATCTTCAAGCAATAATGGAACGTTTCATCTCCGCTCCACCAATGTTGATTGATCCGAAAATCGTGCTCCTACTAATAGTATCTGTCATCTTGTCAACAGCACTGACATACAAATCCGTGAAATCAACTGCAAAGGAACATCCAGCGGAT